The following coding sequences are from one Helicoverpa zea isolate HzStark_Cry1AcR chromosome 4, ilHelZeax1.1, whole genome shotgun sequence window:
- the LOC124629814 gene encoding uncharacterized protein LOC124629814 isoform X1, translating into MLRVQGEVFEVRQTWKGLPQGSVLSPLLYNLYTADIGSCLNSDCQLLQYADDLVLYVINPSIADAASSLCLSLDSLHTWLLDHGLQLSAPKSSVVIFSRKLLIPQVSVNIQGQGIPIAKKAKFLGVYLDSKLSGIHHINYLIKRCERAISILKALAGVWWGAHPFTMKLVYNALVRSILDYGSHLVIPGNKGALAGLDRIQSQCLRIISGCMKSSPINALQVECAEPPLALRRQYLASRFLSRVIPKSSHPLIPKLRELDTLCHSSKYWEHKELPLFLKAFRFFQNLESPITSHPRLPLFNYSYEVLCFTPKIFYNIGISKNSPSANSAFNAVLGERWTGFQRFFTDASKFNSGYTGAAVYYQNSKIILKFRCPKESSIFTGECVALLEACRFIESHEINFGVIFTDSLSCLQALSQNSFRTKLHCPIVLEIKNSLYSCARQEKVVHLVWIPSHCGIKGNECADALAKDAYTSESADLAHFSLQGHDLLNLPKLSLDTSWQEWWNISSKKKGSSYYAIQPVVKPKPWFSRFKKYPKQVISVLCRIRIGHCCTPVFLRKIRVQDSSLCECGLDEGTLDHIFFNCPNNSSFDLYGRLQKLKIPLPINFRSLLSHSCPELLQLLLMSIHRNNIKL; encoded by the coding sequence atgctcagagtgcagggagaggtatttgaggtgagacagacgtggaagggccttcctcaAGGTTCAGTTTTAAGCCCTCTACTGTACAACCTGTACACAGCAGACATCGGCTCCTGCCTCAATTCTGACTGTCAACTTCTACAATACGCCgacgatctagtgttgtatgtaatCAATCCTTCAAttgcggacgctgcctcatctctctgtctctccctggactctctgcacacatggcttttggaccatggcCTCCAATTATctgccccaaaaagctcggtagtgattttctCCCGAAAACTGCTGATCCCTCAGGTTTCCGTTAACATCCAAGGACAAGGCATCCCCATAGCGAAAAAAGctaaatttttaggcgtttacTTAGACTCCAAACTATCCGGCATTCatcacataaattatttaattaagagatgcgaaagagcaatttCCATTCTAAAAGCTCTCGcaggtgtctggtggggggcccatcccttcaccaTGAAATTAGTCTATAATGctttagtccgcagtatcctggactatgggtcacacctgGTGATTCCAGgtaacaaaggtgccttggccggtttagataggatccagtctcaatgccttcgaatcatctcaggttgcatgaagtcgtcgcctattaacgccttacaggtcgaatgcgctgaaccccCCCTAGCCCTAAGACGGCAGTATCTCGCTTCCCgattcctatccagggttattcccaagtcatcCCACcctctcatcccaaaactcagagaacTTGACACCCTATGTCACAGttcaaaatattgggaacataaaGAACTCCCCCTTTTCCTAAAAGCATTCCGATTTTtccaaaatttagaatcccctaTTACATCACATCCCAGACTTCCCTTATTTAATTACTCATATGAAGTTCTTTGCTTTactcctaaaatattttataacattgggatatctaaaaactccccatcggcaaattcggcctttaatgcggttttgggtgaacgatggactgggtttcaaaggttcttcacggatgcttccaaatttaataGTGGTTATACTGGGGCCGCGGTTTATTATCAGAACTCGAAAATCATTCTTAAATTTAGATGTCCAAAGGAGTCTTctatatttacaggcgagtgcgtggcattattggaagcttgtcgctttatagagtcccatgagatcaactttggagttatctttactgattCCCTTAGttgtctccaagccctatcccagaattCCTTTcgaactaaactccattgtcctattgtcctggaaaTTAAAAATTCCCTTTACTCCTGCGCTAGGCAAGAAAAAGTAGTCCACCTAGTTTGGATTCCCAGTCACTGCGGTATAAAGGGAAATGAATGTGCCGACGCCTTGGCCAAAGACGCATACACATCTGAGTCAGCtgaccttgcacacttctcccttcaagggcatgacctactaaacctccctaaattgagtcttgacacctcgtggcaggaatggtggaatatCTCCAGCAAAAAGAAAGGCAGCTCCTATTACGCTAtccaaccggttgtaaaaccaaaaccgtggttctcccgttttaaaaaataccccAAACAGGTTatttcagtcctgtgcagaatacggATAGGTCATTGTTGCACTCCGGTCTttttgcgcaaaattcgggtgcaggattcgtCCCTCTGCGAGTGCGGACTAGAtgagggtaccctggaccatatattttttaactgccCTAATAACTCCTCTTtcgatttatatggtcgtctccaaaaactcaaaattcctctccctattaatttccgttccctcttatcacactcctgtccagaactgctccagttGCTGTTAATGTCTATTCATCGAAACAACATTAAActataa